The genomic stretch aagaagtgcaatctccgaggcaaaacagaactcaacgacaggaaggtggaactcaaccagtttccagatctgttcgagaacgaccggcggcttctagatctatccgagatcggctgggggtacaaggatcctccaatagaggtccccgtgcccaagcaggaaaggcagtaaccaaacgaccatccggagaaaggatggtcgaatctggtggattggctccgcgtcactccactagacacaaaacaccacaggaaggcctggtggaaagactccaaaggcagatagatgatttggaaaagaaagtagaagcaagagaacactcaccagaaccggaggtaagaatggtcgctccattctctcctgacataatggaagttcctcttccaaaagactttcgactacccaccatcaaggcctacactggcacttcagatccgcgtacccatatgacaagatacaaggcagccatggtcatgattggggcaagcgatgccataatgtgcagagcgttcttgtccactttggacgggactgctcaagattggtttaacacaatcccagacggatcagttcagacttttgcagagctatccaaaagtttcttgtcttatttctcagggagtatacaacataagaaaccattctcacatctcggtggggtaaagcaggataagggtgaaagcctgcgagacttcttaagcaaatggaaaaaagaagtcaacaacgtatatgacttcgattcgaaggcagcaattctcatcttcatccaagcactgaggtcaggcgatttccacaaacaactgaacacccatcacccacgctcttatgaagaactcatgagaacggccaaccggtacgcagacgcagaagaggctgacaggagaaagaaggatgaggaggaaggacgaaagagtgagcgacctgataaagctggtccgcccagccaggcaccacgatcaaaccaaccaccctcaacgaagggaagagatgaacgacctcgtctcgccccaccgcggcacttaacaccgcttactcacccggttagcgtgattctaagtcacgctaaggaaatgggaatggtgcattttccctcagcaCCAGCATTCGTTGAATGTCCgggacagtaccagcatcaacaaagcctacccgacaatgtgtggcgaaaggaaggagatcctgagccttcagcttccaacaccaagaagaggaggtgcgacctgggcgaggaagcaagaaacagtgagctagaggaaaagtccgtgcaacgcaaaaaacatgtaattcgctGATGGTCGGTCAAAAACTCTCCAATTTGGCCGaagtcagtcctcggccaagttTTTGGTCAAGTTTGGTCGAGGTCAGTCCTcgtccaaaattttaaaaaaaaaaaaaaaaacaataataataatataattggccgaggtcagtcctcggccaacacttggtcgaGGCCTGACCTTGGCCAACACTTGGTTTGAAGTCggccacctcatcaagtggctcctcaagtagcgtcacctcatcaagctggtgtcacctcatcaagtggcgctgctcctcatcaaataaaaaactctattcccttatggccggcacgagatccgatctcgctagctacctgacgggagagtgttttcctgggtcaagccagatgcttgatttcaaaaacaccacactctagtccgttagggctggcacgagatccgatctcactAGCNGCCattctcgctagctagggagtggggggctggtgacagggtaattgggtacccgacccgaaaCCGTTGTCATGACCAAggcagttgccgttcaaactacccaagacacctcactcctcagcatcaatgcgcaacggtccaactcctcagcattgatggccaacgttcagctcctcagcattcaacacctcagctcctcagccttgatgacagacgttcagctcctcagcattcaacacctcaggtattgatgtccaacggtcaactcctcatcaatgatCCGTTACTaagctgaaaggaataaaaagactcacaaccacatagtgtgGGGGACTTCGGACGACACTTCTGACTGGACAACACATACTGAACtctcttgtacactgagcactacgctcaatattgtattcaaacattactcaaataatataccggtaaacacattattaccgtcaattaGCTTATAATTGTAGTTGAAACAAGGACCCATTATCTGCCAAAGGCcagtggcatccggtgtacactcccatgtggaagggagtgggttcgagactctttgtgcttattgtaacagagtcagtagaacttGTTATCTATATATTTTATCATCTACCTTCTAATAGGTCATATCTAGACGGCCGTGGTGGTGTTCTTGTgtgtttgtttcattttctgaaaaaatagcaaaaaaatcacaacaacaaaataggaaacacaacaaaaaataataaataataaaaccaGAAGCGATCTGATGAGAGAGGGTAGAGGCTTGAGGAACACTTGGAAAATGACTCCCCAAGGTGGCGGGGTCATttacctttttttaaaaatggtttATTTTTCTTGACCATATGGTTTATTTTTCGACCATATGACCACATGCATTTGGGGATTCAACCATTTGGTAGGGTCACTGTTACTGTTACCATTCTAAACTGAAGATCACAAGTTCAAGTCAAGAATATTGACATAATCATGTTGAGTATATACTACGGATATGTTAAATCTTAATCACcaaaaaataattctaattGTTCATTGTAAATGTAAGTTGGTGGGTAGGCACcaaaaaataattctaattGTTTATATTTTCATTGTAAATGTAAGTTGGTGGGTAATTAGCCCACTTATGGGGTATGTGTTTGGTATGATAGAATTGTGGGGTATGTGTTTGGTATAATAGAATTATAATTTCGTTCCTACTAAATTTTATAGAATTTCTGCTCAGCAGCCTATTAGaatttcataataaattaaatttttgtattattatacaaagacattttagtttttattcattttttttctttcaattcccaACAATTCTATTCATGTATACCAAACCATTTCCTTATGAATGACCAAGCATGCATGGAGTAATCTCATGAGCAATgcaatatataaacataaatatgtagTTTATCATGTTATGTGAGTGTCTATTTCCTTCAAAACGTGAATCAACGTGAATCAAGGACCCGTTATCTATATAttttatcatgttatgtgtgtGTCTACATCTACCATGTCGAAAGAAGTTCTAAGAAGAAGTTCTAATAGGTTGATATTTGACACAATAGTTTAATTCGTTACATCTAGAAGGCCGTAGCATTATACACAACCTAATTTCCTATGCATTCCGATTTCAATATATGAGGTGGGTGGGCCACAATGGTGGACTATGGTCACAAAAGCGTTTCAGTAAGTGAGAactgtatttaaaaaatattttctaagtATGCGCGGCCTAAATTGACTCTCACGTAGCTAACTTAGGAATTAATTAAAGATTATAAGTgaaaatgtattattagggattgaGCGACCTACCTACTACATATTTTAGAATAGTGGGATAGGTTCCCGGTAAGtcaaaaaataatgttaatattttatttatgtttttaaattatatatataaaaacaatgcCATTACAAAATGTTGAAGCTGGCATTGAAGGAAACTAACCGGCCGGCGACTACTACACTACCTACTACGCATGCATGGATGTATGACATAACAAAATACCAGCCGCCACGCCACGGCGGCGGACTGACcagaaaagtaaaaaagtgtGAATTTTATGCGGCGGCGGCGGGTGCAAAGTTGAGCATCTCATGAACAGTCTCATCACCGGGCTTGACCCACATCTCGGACTCGTACGTCTTGGTCTGGCCGTCTTCGGAGGTGGCCTTAATGGTGAGGAAGTACTTCTCTCCGGCCACCACCTGCTTCTCTGCCTTGATCACCTCCGTGAACACCAGCCTCTTCGCATTGTTCTCAGGATTCACCTTCACATTCAGCCGCTTGTTGAACTCCATTACGGCTTTCCTCCCCAGATTTTGAACCTCCGCATTTGTCTTCACGTCACTCACCTCTGTTTTCCCCCCTGACGCCGCCGCCTCTTGCGCCGCACAGTAGCCTGCCAAGAATAGAACCGCGGAAACCACAACAAGAAGGTTCAATAGTCCTGCAACTTTCgccattatttttctttttttgagaaTGAAGAGATGAGATCTGATATGTTGTTTATTTTGAGTgtggggaagaagatgagggAGGGAGAGGTATTTATAGTGGGTAGGTCTGAGGGTTGCCGCGTTAAGCGCTGTTGTGTGGTTTTTCTTTCGGTTAAGAATTGAAACAAACCGTAAAAAGCGACAAAATTGTTGGGAATGGAGAAagtttaaaacataaaaatagaaaacaaagtCAAAAGAAAGGATAAGAATGAAGATAAAAATGAATCTGTCATTTTTTAATCATAAAAACTGAATGGCCACTACTGACGAGAAAGGGAGCTTGAAAAATGAAGGACCCTTATCCACTTTGTTCTTTGCGGATAAACTAACGCTCCAACATTATTTGGCTTTTCCTTATAATAAAAATGGAAACCAACAATAAAAGACCAGTGGTATATCCTTACCCACAAATCCTCTTCAAAGTTAGGCACAAGTTTTTACATTGGTGTCccagtttttttattttatttttttatttaaggaTATGTATTGAATAAATCTCGTATTGTGATCTTAGCCCGATAGTCATACTTGACAATTAATGAATTTTGTATTGAAcaattaacttttaattttattttgtatagtCCGGAACTAGAACTGACCCGATTTTGAACCGGAATCTACGGTTCCAATTCTCAATTTTAAGAATACGGAATCCGAACATTTTGAGTTCCGGTTATGAACTTTAATCAAAATCATCCCAACAATTTCAGTTTTGATTCGGTTGCTATGGTATCTAGTTCAGTTCGAATTGAACCGTGGTCATCTTTAGGCTAGGTTTTTTACCATTGACCAGCTCAAACAATAAGATCAATAAACTATTTTCATTGAGAGTTAAACTTAAAATTGTGTGATCATCAATCTAACAATCTGACCAATTTGATTAAAGTTGTATTTTTGTCTCGGTTTTTAGACGTCACTGTAGAAATGTAGaatgttttttatataaaattagtTGGGAAGATTTAGGTATATTCATTTATTGTCGTTTGCGTTGGCAAACGAGGGGCCACAAGCTAAGCTTGTGGTTGCAATTGCGATTGTCTCAAATTTTTTGCTGGACCCGCAAGCTCACACCTTTTTTTACTACTGCTTCATCTACCTCAGCACCCTCCTCTCCATCTCTCTCTGGGTCAGAGGTAAGTGAGCTCCTCAACTGttcactcttttttttattcTGGGCTTTCTGTTTGCTTCAATTTTTCAAGGTTTCAGTGTGAGTTTTGTTCATAACTCATCATTAGAAGTTAGGACTTCATTGCCACTCTAAAGAGTATACATGTTAGTCTGAGTTTTGTTCATAAATGTTAGTCTGTTGCAGCTAAAGATTTgatctttttctttgttgagtCTTCGTTCTTATCTGGGAAAACATAAGTGGACAAGGCTTAGTTTCAAGATTTAATCTTGAAACTATTTGATCATGTAACAGATGCTAGATGTTTCCTTTTCAGTTTAGTTATGTTTAGGGGAAAATATAGATTTCACTTAGTTATGTTTAGGGGAAAATATAGATTTCACTCCTAGCTTAGGAGTCTTTGCATAATTGCATTACATCACTTTATTTAGTGTCATATATATTTGAGTGACAAGAAAATCCGCATCCACTATACAATGGTGTACACTCCCCGTCTTGGGATTCTAGCCGGCAAAGAATCACAACAAAAAGGTAAACATGCCTAAGTTGCCATAATTGACgagctcaaactaagaaggccaatTAGTAGCAGAAAAAGTTGTCATATTTGGCCTATTGGTGTTAAAATTGGACTGAATAGAGTTGAGTGACCCTAAATGGAGAGGGTGAAACAATAGTGTATGCCTTAATAAAGACTGGAACTTTATTTCTTGATAATATTAGTATAAATGAGTTTTTGTGTCCTTAATAATTAGTCTGGCAAAAAGATGTGTTCTCTGTTGGTTGTTATGGAAGTGCCAGTGATGTGACCTTCAATAACTTATAAGAATGTGTGTTGATCGGACAGCCAGATGATCTATATGTGTTGTAATGGCAGCATGAAAGGCGAGGAAATGTAGAGGCAATGACTTTCTGATGAATAAGAGCGTTTGGATTTATACTGGAATTAAATCATAGTGAGAGAGGTAGAAGCTTTGGTATTAAGCAAAATAGAATTGTGCATATGGATTCATTTGAAACAATTGATTGGGTTTTCCAGATGTTCAATCATCAGGGAATAAATCCACTCTAAAAATTGGAGTCTTTATTAAAGCACAATGCTATATTTGAAGAACTTAAGAATCTAATCGATATGCTCATTTTCTAAATTGTTGTCCTGTTTTGAGTTGGTAAATGCCTTACTAATAAGAATATCATAGAATAGTCATCCATTCTTTTTTAAGTATTCTTTTAGTACAATAATGTTCTGCTTTCTGTTTTCATTCAAAACTCAAATCTTACTTTCAGTCTTTCACTGGATTTAGTTTGGGTTCTGGGCTCGATCCTTCAACGTGCATCTTGTGCTAGCAAGGTCTAAACTGAGGCTTGCAGACAATATAGATACTATGGCCAAACCTAATGGGATTATCTATTCTTCTCCAAAGTCACCTCAGCATCCGAAAATATATGCCAAAACTCAAGTGATTGAGCATAGCAAACAAAGCAATGGCTATCTCTCGATGTTAAGACTCAAGTTGTCTAATAAGGGATTCTGGCGAGCTTATAGGGCACCAAGTGGCTACATTGCTACCCGAGGATCTTCTCTTCGGTGTCATTCTGCAGAAACGCGCCATGCTGAAACAGAAGAATGTGTTAGAGAGTATCGTGATAGTTCAGACACATCTAGGTATGAGTTGTTCAACGGTGAATTCTCAATCAATTGAATTTCTTCCACATATAGAAGGAATTTGACATAGATTGCGTTTTATTGAATCAGTATGCAAGGAGAAAATAAGGATCCAGCCTCACTTGGAAAATCTGTTACTGCAAGTCCGGGATTAGCTGAAGCTTGTAAATTTGTTTACAATGATGCAAAATTTGTAAACGAAAGGGCTAAGAACGACATTGTGTTGCTCTCTCGGTAAATCTTGTGCCACATATTGCCTGCATTATCCTAACATACATCTACGTGCCTTACTAAGACTATAAACGAGAAACTATTCAGGTACTTCCTTTTTGTTCATTTAACAGTGGAATAATGAGGTTGGATGCTCGTGCACGCCAAGATGTTGCTTTTCTCGGTTCAGAATTTCTTAAACTTGATGGTAGGGATCTTTGTCTTCGAATTCTCAAGCCAATAATTGTAAAATACGATCTTTCATTTATTAACTAGTTACTAAGGATCAGTCTGATCAGCATTTTTATTGGTAGCCCGAGCTAGAGAAAACACAGAGAAGATTGACAATGATGTCAAGAGAAAAGCGGAAAGGCTTCATCATGTTGCCACTGTAAGATATTTTTCCATCCATCTATATCTAgatctttaaaaaataagaataaaaaatataaaagagagTATGATAATTCCCTAATAATAGCTATCTTTCTCGTCAGATTCTCAAGAACAAAGCTCAATCAAGATTGAAAAATGCTGCTGACCAGCATTGGAGCGATGGTGCTTTAGAGGTGCTCGTTCCtaacatttttataaacttcATATTCCGTATTAACGATAGcttattcttcaattctttaatGTTACAAAGGCAAGTTTATGAATTATGCAATAATGCCGAAAGAATAAAAAAGCATTTATCTTCTCTGATACTCAGGCTGATTTGCGACGTGCTGATTTTGCTGCCAAACAACGTGCAATGGAAGATGCCTTAATGGCTTTAGAGGTAATATTATTACATAAAGTTGCTGTATCGgactttctatttattttcttgttgttgctacttaaaaattttcattcGTGATAATTATGACATCAATCCCAAGCATTTTCATGATTCGACATATTTCTTTTATGGCTTTGCAGTTTGTCAAAAACATCCACGATATGATGGTGAGCAAGATGTGCAATTTGTAAGTTCCTTAGTGATGGTGCATCCTCGCTGTAATTATTAGGGATTAACTGAGTAACTTTCAGCACATTCACCCTGGCTGTTTATCGTCTACGCAGGAAAAGAAGTTCTCTGAATCCCAACAAAATGACTGAGCGCATAACACTAGAGAAGAACGGGAAAATGCTCAACTTTCTTCCCGGGGAAGTGTCTGCTGAGCGTATTAGTGCTATTCAGGTTCTACGACCATGTCAACTTCTCGACATCTGATGGTTGTAAATTGGAGATTCTTGGACTAAATTCTATCGTATTTGATGAATTACAGGAAGCGTATTGGGATATAGCAGCTGCACTTTCTGAAGCGGATGGGATTGACTACACGGATCCCGAAGAGGTATCAACATCTGTGGATAAACGATGTTGAATTGCACCCTTTTATATAATCGGGATACATTGCTTCTTCTTTCATTTACATTTCCGTTTTCTATTACAAGCAGCTAGAGTTGTTAGTTGCAACGTTAATAGATCTCGATGCAATGGATGGTAAAAGTAGCGTGTCTCTGTTGGCCGAGTGTTCGAGTTCTCCCGATGTCAATACAAGGTTTGCCAACAACTCTATCATAATACACATTGCTTTAGATGCTCACATTCTTAATGGCTCGAGAAATTAAAAACACGAGCTTTCTTACATTTCcagttttctttttttgagtactattgactctattacaatgtagtatctgttcatagctactttctcaacctagaTTGTAGATTGTAGATGTTTGGTTCTTGACATTGTAAGTTTTTAACCTCTGCTCGATAGGAAAGCATTAGCTAATGCACTATCGGCTGCACCATCCATGTGGACTCTGGGAAACGCGGGCATGGGAGCTTTGCAGGTACGTAGTCATAGATGCCATTCCCCGTCTTTTGGTGCTGTAAATCTCCCATAACCGTAAACACTAGAAGCCCGTTTATTGTGCTGCAGAGACTTGCACAAGATAACAACCCTGCAATCGCTGCTGCTGCATCGAAAACCATCAACGAATTGAAGAGGCAGTGGGAAATCGAGGAGGGGGACAGCTGGAGGTTCATGGTGAACGAAAAATCACCAGAAGATGACGATGTAGATAGCTAAGCGGATATACAAACACGATAGGAGATGTGCTCAACAATGCAACAACACAGATATTTAGACGAGGTACTGGATGATCTATGGATTAGACTCGATTACTCGTTAATCATTGCAGTACTAAAGTTACAAATCATGTAAGTGTGAGTTGTGACACTCTTGTagggttgaaaaaaaaaaacaattaatgaaTAAAACTATTGAAAAAGCATCTGTTCTTGGGTAAAGTAGATATCTGTCAATCTGTCAATAGCCATTAAACCTGTATCTGGGTATGCAA from Ipomoea triloba cultivar NCNSP0323 chromosome 12, ASM357664v1 encodes the following:
- the LOC115998474 gene encoding cysteine proteinase inhibitor B-like, translating into MAKVAGLLNLLVVVSAVLFLAGYCAAQEAAASGGKTEVSDVKTNAEVQNLGRKAVMEFNKRLNVKVNPENNAKRLVFTEVIKAEKQVVAGEKYFLTIKATSEDGQTKTYESEMWVKPGDETVHEMLNFAPAAAA
- the LOC115999226 gene encoding senescence-associated protein SPA15, chloroplastic isoform X2, yielding MAKPNGIIYSSPKSPQHPKIYAKTQVIEHSKQSNGYLSMLRLKLSNKGFWRAYRAPSGYIATRGSSLRCHSAETRHAETEECVREYRDSSDTSSMQGENKDPASLGKSVTASPGLAEACKFVYNDAKFVNERAKNDIVLLSRGIMRLDARARQDVAFLGSEFLKLDARARENTEKIDNDVKRKAERLHHVATILKNKAQSRLKNAADQHWSDGALEADLRRADFAAKQRAMEDALMALEFVKNIHDMMVSKMCNLKRSSLNPNKMTERITLEKNGKMLNFLPGEVSAERISAIQEAYWDIAAALSEADGIDYTDPEELELLVATLIDLDAMDGKSSVSLLAECSSSPDVNTRKALANALSAAPSMWTLGNAGMGALQRLAQDNNPAIAAAASKTINELKRQWEIEEGDSWRFMVNEKSPEDDDVDS
- the LOC115999226 gene encoding senescence-associated protein SPA15, chloroplastic isoform X1, which translates into the protein MAKPNGIIYSSPKSPQHPKIYAKTQVIEHSKQSNGYLSMLRLKLSNKGFWRAYRAPSGYIATRGSSLRCHSAETRHAETEECVREYRDSSDTSSMQGENKDPASLGKSVTASPGLAEACKFVYNDAKFVNERAKNDIVLLSRGIMRLDARARQDVAFLGSEFLKLDAFLLVARARENTEKIDNDVKRKAERLHHVATILKNKAQSRLKNAADQHWSDGALEADLRRADFAAKQRAMEDALMALEFVKNIHDMMVSKMCNLKRSSLNPNKMTERITLEKNGKMLNFLPGEVSAERISAIQEAYWDIAAALSEADGIDYTDPEELELLVATLIDLDAMDGKSSVSLLAECSSSPDVNTRKALANALSAAPSMWTLGNAGMGALQRLAQDNNPAIAAAASKTINELKRQWEIEEGDSWRFMVNEKSPEDDDVDS